From Zavarzinella sp., one genomic window encodes:
- a CDS encoding dicarboxylate/amino acid:cation symporter — MSEKGKKFHLYILAGLILGAIAGGIVNSLAGDGGLPNSIKFLLKNVTDPIGEIFKRMLLMTVVPLVFASLSLGVARFGDLTKLGRIGLKTFAYFLFTTAFAVGIGLILVNIIQPGRGLPKETTEQLMAEYAGESEKKLESNAKVDVNTFVNIVPKNPLSSASNPNNSEMLPIIFVAILVGVGITRLRLPLAQSLTTFLEAVGEITVFIIQIAMMIAPVGVFCLIFGTTARFGFDLLGQLAWYVGTVLLAIGIMAFVVYPIILVFLAKQSPFQFYYRARAIILTAFSTSSSSATLPTSIKISHEELKVPKPIAGFVIPLGATTNMNGTSLFEGITALFLAQVFGQNLEIGTQLFVVLMCVLTAVGAAGVPGGSIPLLASVLIVANVPPAAIALILGVDRILDMCRTTLNVVGDVTAAVVITRFEGKNFPDETPGEVHVVESSHVLPPT; from the coding sequence ATGTCTGAAAAAGGAAAAAAATTTCATTTATACATCCTCGCAGGCCTGATCCTGGGTGCCATTGCAGGCGGGATTGTCAATTCCCTTGCAGGTGATGGGGGCCTGCCAAACAGTATTAAATTTTTGCTTAAAAATGTTACTGACCCGATCGGTGAGATTTTTAAGCGAATGCTTCTGATGACGGTGGTGCCACTGGTTTTTGCCTCATTATCATTGGGTGTCGCGCGGTTTGGGGATCTGACGAAACTTGGCCGGATCGGCTTAAAAACATTTGCCTATTTTCTATTCACTACCGCTTTTGCAGTAGGAATTGGTTTAATTCTGGTGAATATTATTCAGCCTGGCCGTGGTTTGCCCAAAGAAACCACCGAGCAGTTGATGGCAGAATATGCTGGAGAAAGTGAGAAAAAGTTAGAATCGAATGCGAAAGTGGATGTGAATACCTTTGTGAACATTGTTCCCAAGAATCCGCTTTCTTCTGCCTCGAATCCGAATAACAGTGAAATGTTGCCGATTATTTTCGTGGCGATCCTCGTGGGAGTTGGGATTACTCGGCTGCGCTTACCATTGGCACAATCGCTGACCACCTTCCTGGAAGCAGTTGGGGAAATTACCGTCTTTATTATTCAGATCGCAATGATGATTGCACCGGTGGGGGTCTTCTGCCTGATTTTTGGTACTACTGCACGCTTTGGCTTTGACCTGCTGGGTCAATTAGCCTGGTACGTAGGCACGGTGCTGCTAGCGATTGGCATCATGGCGTTTGTGGTTTACCCAATCATTCTGGTTTTTCTGGCGAAGCAAAGCCCATTTCAGTTTTACTATCGTGCCAGAGCCATTATTCTGACGGCGTTTTCCACCAGTTCTTCGAGTGCCACGCTACCCACATCGATCAAAATTTCTCACGAAGAGCTCAAAGTTCCCAAGCCAATTGCTGGTTTTGTGATTCCTCTGGGTGCCACCACCAACATGAACGGGACATCGCTGTTCGAAGGGATCACTGCCCTCTTTCTGGCCCAGGTCTTTGGGCAGAATCTGGAAATAGGTACTCAGCTATTCGTGGTGCTGATGTGCGTCCTGACGGCAGTGGGTGCGGCAGGTGTCCCTGGGGGATCAATCCCACTGCTGGCATCGGTATTGATTGTGGCAAATGTGCCACCCGCTGCCATCGCTCTGATCCTGGGTGTCGACAGAATTCTGGATATGTGCCGAACTACTTTGAATGTGGTAGGAGATGTGACAGCAGCCGTCGTTATCACAAGATTTGAAGGGAAAAACTTTCCGGACGAAACTCCCGGTGAGGTTCATGTTGTGGAAAGCAGTCACGTACTCCCACCCACGTAG
- a CDS encoding response regulator transcription factor — protein sequence MKRSRIVIVEDEPAIRRGIADTLRLHGYEVVETCDGANGLIASRQEQVDLILLDLMLPQMDGLQVLKELRKTHPTRGVIILTARGTEDDRVRGLKLGADDYVIKPFSARELLARVEAMLRRIVSTAPKVAQTVHIGELGTLDLFRRELLWNCGQRIELSETETSLLQYLLSHRHRAIGRDELLEKVWGISPEGLETRTVDMHIARLRAKLKEPSGQDTPETIITVRSTGYMVGPGIQIPVEAK from the coding sequence ATGAAGCGTTCAAGAATTGTGATAGTGGAAGATGAACCAGCGATCCGCAGAGGAATTGCTGATACCTTGCGATTACACGGTTACGAAGTGGTAGAAACCTGCGATGGAGCTAATGGACTGATTGCGTCTCGGCAGGAGCAGGTGGATCTGATTCTGTTGGATCTGATGTTGCCGCAGATGGATGGTTTGCAGGTGCTGAAGGAATTGCGGAAAACCCACCCCACGCGGGGAGTGATTATTCTGACCGCACGTGGAACGGAAGATGACCGCGTTCGTGGGTTGAAGCTGGGTGCGGACGATTACGTGATTAAGCCGTTCTCTGCCAGAGAATTATTGGCACGTGTCGAGGCGATGTTACGACGGATTGTCAGCACTGCACCAAAAGTGGCACAGACCGTACACATCGGCGAACTCGGGACGCTGGATCTGTTCCGCAGGGAACTGCTTTGGAATTGTGGACAGCGAATCGAGCTTTCGGAAACGGAAACTTCACTCTTACAATACCTGTTGTCCCACCGGCACAGGGCTATTGGGCGAGATGAGCTTCTGGAAAAAGTCTGGGGGATATCGCCAGAAGGACTGGAAACCCGCACTGTGGATATGCATATTGCCCGCCTGCGGGCCAAATTGAAGGAACCTTCCGGGCAGGATACGCCTGAAACTATTATCACCGTGCGTTCCACCGGGTATATGGTGGGGCCTGGAATCCAGATTCCAGTAGAAGCGAAATAG
- a CDS encoding HAMP domain-containing sensor histidine kinase encodes MGFLRTRMRECLIFTGIALLILGGLTWATNAALRVEKSQRRASWNNAQLEKTYESNRLYAERLRQALWRLDSRLAPSLAREESRPYSQYFTIHSPFPALSSDGKACEPGKFFLPSPLLSSELPNWMSMHFQVDPAKGWSSPQVISPKMATSLRQQPLELALHNVTASKQEQLCVLAEKYPYPQLHRILTQKKIIPTEDQPVLEYPPQELMLSNSRDELPNQSPELSNRNQLPYDFTSRSIAISKGRREGRWTYNYYEMDNNLDLQEVGDPFKERQFQMVQVLLGPLKPVWLPSPEQPEDLLLVRAVSVAGRIRYQGIRIDWPQLQQSLAKDIQDLFPNAKLLPGEFPPTRPEQSLISFPIILETGEAFDVPQLQQHDAHLPPVGWTGLRIGLASAWAAAVLALLAIGLMGFTLVDIAERRIRFVSAVTHELRTPLTTLQLYLDMLNSGMIQNEQIRKEYLSILANESERLHRLVNNVLDFARLEKTAPAVVKSCATIEEWMASIEQSWYERCQSAGKELCLFTETSKQHWITTDHTLLHQVVSNLIDNAQKYTRDAANRLIAVTINSTILATTIRVEDGGSGIQKSETKGIFRAFRRGSTADTQAGGVGLGLALATKWVRLLGGKITLTQSKTLGGACFQVVVPNLQNEQFAD; translated from the coding sequence ATGGGTTTTCTTCGCACGCGAATGCGGGAATGTCTGATCTTTACAGGCATTGCGCTGTTGATCCTGGGTGGGTTGACCTGGGCAACCAATGCCGCACTTCGTGTGGAAAAAAGCCAGCGTAGAGCCAGTTGGAACAACGCACAGTTGGAGAAAACATACGAATCGAATCGATTGTATGCGGAGCGATTACGGCAGGCATTGTGGCGTCTTGATTCACGACTGGCGCCATCGTTGGCCAGAGAAGAATCGCGGCCTTACTCGCAATATTTTACCATCCACAGTCCTTTTCCCGCACTTTCATCTGACGGAAAAGCATGTGAGCCTGGTAAGTTTTTCCTGCCTTCCCCACTGTTGTCTTCAGAATTGCCTAACTGGATGAGTATGCACTTCCAGGTAGATCCTGCCAAGGGGTGGTCTTCACCCCAGGTGATTTCGCCCAAAATGGCAACTTCTTTGAGGCAACAGCCTTTGGAATTGGCATTACACAATGTTACTGCCAGTAAGCAGGAACAATTGTGCGTGCTTGCTGAAAAATACCCTTACCCACAACTGCACCGCATTCTGACTCAGAAAAAAATTATCCCCACAGAAGACCAGCCTGTTCTTGAATACCCACCACAGGAATTAATGCTTTCCAACAGTCGAGACGAATTACCCAATCAGTCCCCAGAACTGAGCAATCGAAATCAACTGCCATATGATTTCACCAGCAGGTCGATAGCAATTTCTAAAGGTCGGCGTGAAGGGCGTTGGACTTACAACTATTACGAAATGGATAACAACCTGGATTTGCAGGAGGTGGGTGATCCTTTCAAAGAACGGCAATTCCAAATGGTTCAGGTACTGTTGGGCCCCTTGAAGCCGGTGTGGTTGCCTTCCCCAGAACAGCCCGAAGATCTTCTGCTGGTGCGTGCTGTTTCTGTTGCTGGGCGAATCCGCTATCAGGGGATTCGAATCGATTGGCCGCAACTTCAGCAATCACTGGCTAAAGATATTCAGGACTTGTTTCCGAATGCGAAGTTATTGCCAGGGGAATTTCCACCCACTCGACCGGAACAATCGTTGATTTCTTTCCCGATCATCCTTGAAACGGGAGAGGCTTTTGATGTGCCACAACTTCAACAACATGATGCCCACCTCCCACCGGTGGGCTGGACTGGTTTACGAATTGGGCTGGCTTCTGCCTGGGCTGCTGCAGTGCTGGCACTGTTGGCAATCGGCCTGATGGGATTCACTCTGGTGGACATTGCCGAGCGGCGAATTCGGTTTGTATCCGCAGTAACTCACGAATTACGCACCCCGTTGACGACATTGCAGCTCTATTTGGACATGCTGAATTCGGGAATGATCCAGAATGAGCAGATTAGGAAAGAATATTTAAGCATTCTGGCAAATGAATCAGAACGATTGCATCGACTGGTGAATAATGTACTGGACTTTGCAAGGTTAGAAAAAACTGCCCCCGCAGTGGTTAAATCCTGTGCCACCATCGAAGAATGGATGGCCAGTATCGAACAATCGTGGTATGAACGCTGCCAGAGTGCGGGGAAAGAATTGTGCCTTTTCACAGAAACCAGCAAACAGCACTGGATCACCACGGATCATACATTGTTACATCAAGTAGTCAGCAACCTGATTGATAACGCTCAGAAGTATACCCGGGATGCAGCTAATCGTTTAATTGCAGTAACAATCAATTCCACCATTCTTGCAACAACAATTCGCGTTGAAGATGGTGGCAGTGGAATTCAAAAAAGCGAAACTAAAGGGATTTTTCGAGCGTTTCGACGCGGGTCAACAGCTGATACCCAGGCAGGTGGCGTGGGTCTCGGTTTAGCGTTAGCAACGAAATGGGTAAGACTGTTAGGTGGGAAAATCACGCTGACACAGTCGAAAACTCTAGGCGGGGCCTGTTTTCAAGTGGTTGTGCCTAATCTACAAAACGAGCAATTTGCCGATTAA
- a CDS encoding PQQ-binding-like beta-propeller repeat protein — protein sequence MTWKYITLPTLLFSILATALLCLETHFTPGSKPLIAAPSLPPRSNTDYYMFGGSPSRNFVNTLEHNLSTEFPVDPEDPSQHIIGDRLVRKLKLGNRAYGGPTIAAGRIYVGTNNENPRNDRDRKARFPCDEPVPLDKGILMCFDEKSGDFLWQAVHDKLELSTIFSDWPKVGIVSTPVVRDNRVYYVSNRCELMCVDAKGLTNGNDGMKKEQYSTKIDADVIWKLDLIAELKVFPHSISSCSPLIVGDLIYVVTSNGVDEAHISLPAPEAPSFIAVNKWTGKIVWQSNLPGINIMHGQWSNPAYGEINNVPQVVFPGGDGWLYSFEPLTGKLLWKFDANPKDAVWQNGGKGTKSYFIGTPVIYNQHVYIGVGQDPEHFEGVGYFWCIDASKRGDISKDLLISGKGAEVKTKPNPNSGAVWVYGGFTPEKFGLRDYEFGRTISTACIIDDIVYIAELAGYVHCLDAKTGKCYWHFDTRSLIWGSCYYVDGKILVANEDGVLYFFKHLKSPKNYHMRAITHQAGTNAYEKAIGNEKAKVTAANLEIRTKSRELYQKIKHDLLVQRIEFEEAIRGTPIVANGLLYIQTEEHLYVIKK from the coding sequence ATGACTTGGAAATACATTACACTGCCCACACTTCTGTTTTCCATTCTTGCAACTGCATTACTGTGTTTAGAAACACACTTTACACCGGGTAGTAAACCATTAATTGCAGCACCGTCGTTGCCTCCGCGATCGAATACAGACTACTACATGTTTGGCGGCTCACCATCGAGAAATTTTGTGAACACCCTTGAACACAATTTAAGCACCGAATTTCCAGTTGATCCTGAAGATCCGTCGCAACACATCATTGGAGATCGCCTGGTAAGAAAATTGAAACTTGGAAACAGGGCTTACGGTGGACCGACGATTGCTGCAGGTCGCATCTACGTCGGCACGAACAATGAGAATCCTCGGAATGATCGCGATCGAAAAGCTCGATTTCCATGTGACGAGCCAGTGCCCTTAGATAAAGGCATCCTGATGTGCTTTGACGAAAAATCAGGTGACTTTTTGTGGCAGGCCGTCCATGACAAGTTAGAACTATCAACTATATTCAGTGACTGGCCGAAAGTAGGAATTGTTTCAACTCCAGTTGTTCGTGACAACCGTGTCTATTATGTTTCGAACCGCTGCGAACTAATGTGTGTTGATGCCAAAGGGTTGACGAATGGCAACGATGGGATGAAGAAGGAGCAGTATTCAACAAAGATTGATGCTGATGTGATCTGGAAATTAGATTTGATCGCCGAATTAAAGGTTTTCCCACACAGTATTTCAAGTTGTTCTCCTCTGATAGTGGGTGACCTTATTTATGTCGTTACCAGTAACGGGGTAGATGAAGCCCATATATCCTTGCCTGCACCAGAAGCACCGAGTTTTATTGCGGTGAACAAATGGACTGGAAAAATTGTCTGGCAAAGCAATCTCCCTGGCATAAACATTATGCACGGGCAGTGGTCTAATCCTGCATACGGCGAGATCAATAACGTGCCGCAGGTGGTCTTTCCGGGTGGTGATGGCTGGCTGTATTCATTTGAACCTTTAACAGGCAAATTGCTGTGGAAATTTGACGCCAATCCCAAAGACGCCGTATGGCAGAATGGTGGAAAAGGGACGAAAAGTTACTTTATTGGAACCCCGGTGATCTACAATCAGCATGTTTACATTGGTGTGGGACAAGATCCAGAACACTTTGAGGGTGTCGGATACTTTTGGTGTATTGATGCCAGCAAACGTGGGGATATTTCCAAAGATCTTTTAATCAGTGGTAAAGGTGCCGAGGTTAAAACAAAACCCAATCCCAATTCCGGTGCCGTATGGGTGTACGGGGGATTTACGCCAGAAAAATTCGGACTCAGGGATTATGAGTTTGGTCGAACGATTAGCACCGCCTGTATTATTGACGATATTGTGTATATTGCGGAGCTAGCTGGTTACGTTCACTGTCTGGATGCGAAAACAGGCAAATGTTATTGGCATTTTGATACGAGAAGTTTGATCTGGGGATCGTGCTACTATGTCGATGGGAAAATTTTGGTTGCAAATGAAGACGGTGTACTGTACTTCTTCAAACACTTAAAATCACCAAAAAATTATCACATGCGCGCAATTACCCATCAAGCGGGAACAAATGCTTACGAAAAGGCGATTGGAAATGAAAAGGCGAAAGTAACCGCAGCAAATCTCGAAATTAGGACAAAATCAAGAGAACTCTATCAAAAAATAAAACACGATCTGTTAGTTCAGAGAATTGAATTCGAAGAAGCAATTCGTGGCACACCGATTGTTGCCAATGGTTTGTTATATATTCAGACAGAAGAGCATCTATATGTAATTAAAAAGTGA
- a CDS encoding alpha/beta hydrolase gives MLRILCCWCLFGTVSFAQDNKFLKVWPEKPAGEPTDLKLPPEKDTSNEKSRTVAGKPVIRIGNVSEPTLELFLPEKEKSNGTAVIICPGGGFNILAYDLEGTEVAHWLNKLGVAAFVLKYRVPARDKTQPWLAPVQDCQRAVSLVRSRAKEFNLNPKAIGVCGFSAGGQTAAFASLISIRKYDPIDAVDETSFRPDFGMLIYPAYLVTKDGSKLADNVIVTKNAPPMFLVHAQDDPVRPESSSLLFTALKQAGVSAEVHIFSKGGHGYGLRKTDDAVTHWPTMAELWLRAGGFIPKK, from the coding sequence GTGTTACGAATTCTCTGCTGTTGGTGCTTGTTTGGTACAGTTTCGTTTGCGCAGGATAACAAATTTTTAAAAGTGTGGCCTGAAAAACCAGCGGGTGAACCCACTGATCTGAAGCTACCACCCGAAAAAGACACTTCGAACGAAAAAAGCCGCACCGTCGCTGGAAAACCAGTTATTCGAATTGGGAATGTCTCTGAACCAACACTGGAACTGTTTCTGCCTGAAAAAGAAAAATCCAACGGTACCGCAGTCATTATCTGCCCAGGTGGGGGTTTTAATATTCTGGCTTATGACCTGGAAGGCACGGAAGTGGCACATTGGTTGAACAAATTGGGCGTTGCGGCCTTTGTACTCAAGTATCGTGTACCCGCACGCGATAAAACACAACCGTGGCTGGCACCGGTACAGGATTGTCAGCGTGCGGTCAGCCTGGTGCGGTCACGGGCAAAGGAATTCAACCTAAACCCAAAAGCAATCGGTGTTTGCGGCTTTTCAGCCGGTGGGCAGACAGCAGCCTTTGCGTCACTGATTTCGATTCGCAAGTACGATCCGATTGATGCCGTCGATGAAACTTCATTTCGACCTGATTTTGGCATGTTGATTTATCCAGCATACCTAGTTACGAAGGACGGCAGTAAACTGGCGGATAACGTGATTGTTACCAAAAACGCCCCACCAATGTTTCTGGTGCACGCACAGGACGATCCGGTGCGGCCCGAAAGCAGTTCTTTGTTGTTTACGGCATTAAAACAGGCCGGAGTGTCCGCGGAAGTGCATATTTTTTCCAAAGGTGGGCATGGCTACGGCTTGCGAAAAACCGACGATGCAGTAACTCACTGGCCAACAATGGCAGAATTATGGCTGCGAGCGGGTGGGTTCATTCCCAAGAAATGA
- a CDS encoding DUF1559 domain-containing protein — translation MHRNRYSRKGFTLIELLVVIAIIAILIGLLLPAVQKVREAANRSKCTNNLKQLGVALHAYHDANDALPRTMHDGVYATNSQGWSWIAQTLPYFEQDNIHRLANPGSGTLAAPMNSTVSGAVLLTYVIKTLKCPSDVSPDLGASVANGFTGAAVTSYKGVTGSNWQWGQDPLPPNGTLIITNPGGTGDGLNLGNGTFDRYMKLVTGTNTAENVVRFASITDGLSNTLVVGESSNRISQHTGYWGHFNHTTGTCALPLNYKQTNGQPWTIGDWGNNYSFHSYHTGGANFCMGDGSVRFVRDSVDINAYRAAATIAGGETLTLD, via the coding sequence ATGCACCGTAACCGTTATTCTCGTAAAGGATTTACCCTCATTGAATTGCTGGTGGTAATCGCCATCATTGCTATTTTAATTGGCTTGCTACTACCCGCAGTGCAAAAAGTTCGGGAAGCTGCTAACCGCTCCAAGTGTACCAACAATCTGAAGCAATTAGGTGTTGCATTGCACGCTTACCACGATGCAAACGATGCCCTTCCCCGCACAATGCACGATGGCGTCTATGCCACCAACAGTCAGGGTTGGAGTTGGATTGCACAAACGCTGCCCTATTTTGAGCAAGACAACATTCATCGTTTAGCAAACCCAGGGTCTGGCACTTTGGCAGCACCGATGAACTCTACCGTAAGTGGTGCGGTGCTATTAACTTATGTCATTAAAACATTGAAGTGCCCCAGCGACGTTTCGCCAGACCTGGGTGCCAGCGTTGCCAACGGCTTTACTGGTGCCGCAGTGACAAGTTACAAGGGTGTCACTGGATCCAACTGGCAATGGGGACAGGATCCGCTACCTCCGAATGGAACATTGATTATTACGAACCCAGGTGGCACTGGCGACGGGTTGAATCTTGGTAATGGCACGTTCGACCGCTATATGAAGCTTGTTACCGGAACAAACACAGCAGAAAACGTTGTTCGTTTTGCAAGTATCACCGACGGGCTTAGTAATACCCTTGTGGTTGGTGAATCTTCAAACCGTATTTCTCAGCACACGGGTTATTGGGGCCATTTTAACCACACAACTGGAACCTGTGCCCTCCCATTGAATTACAAACAAACCAATGGTCAGCCGTGGACTATTGGCGATTGGGGAAACAACTATTCTTTCCACTCCTACCACACTGGTGGGGCGAACTTCTGCATGGGAGATGGTTCGGTGAGGTTTGTCCGCGATTCTGTGGATATCAATGCATACCGTGCAGCTGCTACGATCGCAGGCGGCGAAACCTTAACTTTAGATTAA
- a CDS encoding DUF1559 domain-containing protein gives MFGILKPRKAFTLIELLVVIAIIAILIGLLLPAVQKVREAANRSKCTNNLKQLGVALHAYHDVNDGLPRTMHDTNYSPGSRGWSWIAQLLPYFEQDNFYRLARPNEGVNAQPMNATVSGVVLRTYIIKTLKCPSDVSPDLGASVANSFTGSAVTSYKGVTGSNWAWGRDPLPPNGTLNISNPGGSNHGLDRGNGAFDRMMELIRPLINPTQLPGLIPNENSTRFASITDGLSNTLVVGESSNRISQHTGFWGHFNHSVGTCAQPLNYKQPNGQPWGIGDWGNNYSFHSYHTGGANFCLGDGSVRFVRDSINIAVYRNAATIAGGETTSLDQ, from the coding sequence ATGTTTGGGATTTTGAAACCCAGGAAAGCGTTTACGCTGATCGAGTTACTTGTTGTCATTGCCATTATTGCAATTCTGATCGGACTACTACTACCCGCAGTACAAAAAGTACGCGAAGCGGCCAACCGATCAAAGTGCACCAACAATTTAAAACAACTTGGTGTGGCACTGCACGCTTACCACGATGTTAATGACGGCCTGCCCCGCACCATGCACGATACTAACTATAGCCCCGGCAGCCGAGGCTGGAGCTGGATTGCACAATTACTGCCATATTTTGAACAAGACAATTTCTACCGCCTCGCTCGCCCAAACGAAGGTGTGAATGCACAACCAATGAATGCCACCGTAAGTGGTGTGGTTTTAAGAACTTACATTATTAAAACACTAAAGTGCCCCAGTGATGTCTCGCCAGATCTGGGTGCCAGCGTTGCAAACAGTTTTACTGGTTCTGCTGTTACCAGTTACAAAGGGGTCACCGGTTCAAACTGGGCCTGGGGACGGGACCCGCTACCTCCAAATGGAACATTGAATATTTCGAACCCAGGCGGCTCTAATCATGGCTTGGATCGTGGCAACGGAGCCTTTGATCGCATGATGGAATTGATACGTCCTTTGATCAATCCAACCCAGCTTCCAGGACTAATTCCAAATGAAAATTCCACCCGTTTTGCCAGTATTACAGATGGATTAAGCAACACTTTAGTTGTAGGTGAATCGTCCAACCGAATTTCTCAACATACAGGTTTTTGGGGGCATTTTAACCACTCAGTGGGAACATGTGCACAACCATTGAACTACAAACAGCCCAATGGTCAGCCGTGGGGTATTGGTGATTGGGGTAACAACTATTCTTTTCACTCCTACCACACTGGTGGGGCGAACTTCTGCCTGGGTGATGGTTCTGTACGCTTTGTTCGCGATTCAATCAATATCGCCGTCTACCGCAATGCCGCAACGATCGCAGGTGGAGAGACCACATCGCTTGATCAATAA
- a CDS encoding class I SAM-dependent rRNA methyltransferase, with translation METVRLKIERRSSHPWIFQKMVERPTRKIEPGSIVDIVDRNNQWIGRGVYNHNSRITLRVLTTFQDEAVDAEFFRNRLLRAIDFRTDLLRLDNCSNAYRLVHSEGDELSGLVIDRFDSSLAIEYFSLGMYRQRELIKEILQTRFPGTTIHEIADEHTQEHEGFFASFTETISKATITENGVRFRVFPGSKHKTGFFTDQRDNRAYLASLCHDKKVLDLCCNSGGFGVYAKSIGKAKEVQGVDLDEEVIAQAKTNANLNSVQIKFTQADIFAWLRDVLPHGQRWDIVVLDPAKMTRDRDGVEQAVKKYTDMNRLAIQAVEPGGIFVTCSCTGLVSEDMFAESVRRAAWQAGKQLQIFHTSGAGADHPYLAHVQESKYLKVIWGRVTEISKPSFLGNEPTRSQP, from the coding sequence TTGGAAACTGTCCGATTGAAAATTGAAAGGCGATCTTCGCACCCGTGGATTTTTCAGAAAATGGTGGAGCGGCCTACCCGAAAAATCGAACCGGGAAGCATCGTTGACATCGTCGACCGCAACAATCAATGGATTGGCAGGGGAGTGTACAATCACAATTCCCGAATTACTTTGCGCGTGCTGACCACCTTTCAGGATGAAGCCGTGGATGCAGAGTTTTTTCGCAATCGTCTGCTGCGTGCGATCGATTTTCGTACAGACTTGTTGCGATTGGACAATTGCTCTAACGCGTATCGACTGGTGCATTCAGAAGGTGATGAATTAAGCGGTCTGGTGATTGATCGCTTCGATTCGTCCCTGGCAATTGAGTACTTTTCTTTAGGGATGTATCGGCAGCGGGAACTGATCAAAGAAATCTTGCAAACTCGCTTTCCAGGTACCACAATTCACGAAATTGCAGACGAACATACGCAGGAACATGAAGGGTTCTTTGCATCTTTCACGGAGACAATTTCCAAGGCGACGATTACCGAAAATGGTGTGCGTTTCCGGGTATTCCCTGGTAGCAAGCATAAAACGGGCTTTTTTACCGACCAGCGAGATAACCGTGCCTATCTCGCATCGTTGTGCCACGACAAAAAAGTGCTGGACCTTTGCTGCAATTCAGGTGGGTTTGGCGTCTATGCCAAATCCATTGGCAAAGCGAAAGAAGTGCAGGGGGTAGACCTGGATGAGGAAGTAATTGCCCAGGCGAAGACGAATGCCAACCTCAATTCAGTGCAGATCAAGTTTACTCAGGCGGATATTTTTGCGTGGTTACGGGACGTGCTGCCCCACGGTCAGCGGTGGGATATTGTGGTGCTCGATCCCGCAAAAATGACCCGCGATCGGGATGGTGTGGAGCAAGCAGTAAAAAAATACACCGACATGAATCGGTTAGCCATCCAGGCAGTAGAGCCAGGGGGCATTTTTGTCACATGTTCTTGTACTGGGCTGGTTTCGGAAGATATGTTTGCCGAATCAGTGCGACGCGCTGCGTGGCAGGCTGGCAAACAATTACAAATTTTTCATACTTCTGGGGCAGGTGCCGATCACCCCTATCTTGCCCACGTGCAGGAAAGCAAATACCTGAAAGTAATCTGGGGCCGTGTGACAGAAATTAGTAAACCTTCATTTCTTGGGAATGAACCCACCCGCTCGCAGCCATAA